The Episyrphus balteatus chromosome 3, idEpiBalt1.1, whole genome shotgun sequence genome segment TAACTAAATTTGGTAGAGTCATTGTTTTGGCTGTTGGCGTTGTCGTCGATGTGGTAGCGGTGGTGCATgcttcaaattttaatttaccgtTTTCCAAAATTGCTGTGGTACTTTCATTGTTGTTTGCAGCAGCTGATGCCGCTGCTAGTTTCAGAATCTTACTGGCTGTTACATTGGCCGCGATAAGATTCGTCGTATTGGGCTTGGATGATGACTTAATGGAGATGAGACCAATGTTGCCGCGCATTAAATGATTGGTAGCAGCAACCGCAGAACCCGCAACAGATTGATTGAtgttatttgtggtggcaacaGACgtatgctgttgttgttgttgctgtatACTGCCGCCGCCATTCGTCAAATGGTTAATCTGTGTGGACTGTTGTTGACTTTGTTGCTGTTGAATTGAAGGTGGCGGTGGTGCCTGAGTAATGCAGTTACCGTTCGTGCTCTGGTTAATGTTGTTACAGCTGCCATTGCTGCTGGACATGTTGCTGATACTCGATGGACTAAGTGAGCCTAGCGACTGTGAGGGTGATGTGCTGCGCACCATAACGTTGGTAACATTATCCGGTGACGCATTGTGTGCCACCAGTGCATGGCTCTTCAGTCCTTGGGCAGTTTTGTAGCTCTTGCCACAGTGACACTTGTAACCCTTGCGAACTCtgttttacaacaaaaattcaattacaagcatcgtcttaagtttttttaaagactttGTATTTTTAAGTTTGTACTTACTTGCCATCCTTTTTGTGGCCGTTCTTCGAGTGATACTTTATGCCATTGACATTCTTGTATCGCTTCTTACATCCGGGAACAGGACATGCGAATGGTTTCTCATTCCCTGGTGTCCCATTACTCGATCCGGAATGCCTTTTGCATTGCAAATAATTCGAAAAAAgacattttatatataaaagattCATTTACAGTTTTTGTGAGCATTCACCTGCTCCCATATCTCATAATGAACTCTGAACTGAATTCCTCTGTAGTCCAAGAATCATTACTATCCTCCGACTCAGAGACAATCATTTCATCTTCGTCC includes the following:
- the LOC129915961 gene encoding probable serine/threonine-protein kinase DDB_G0282963 isoform X1, which encodes MAVFLINICKFNGCGITFPSLGDLIQHIEDTHIDYDPKVVEQKEQAQPACLPLSYVLRFISDAARKESPFLGSSGVELKRKLAIKHHSYSLSSSNRSNTPTGSELDEDEMIVSESEDSNDSWTTEEFSSEFIMRYGSRHSGSSNGTPGNEKPFACPVPGCKKRYKNVNGIKYHSKNGHKKDGKVRKGYKCHCGKSYKTAQGLKSHALVAHNASPDNVTNVMVRSTSPSQSLGSLSPSSISNMSSSNGSCNNINQSTNGNCITQAPPPPSIQQQQSQQQSTQINHLTNGGGSIQQQQQQHTSVATTNNINQSVAGSAVAATNHLMRGNIGLISIKSSSKPNTTNLIAANVTASKILKLAAASAAANNNESTTAILENGKLKFEACTTATTSTTTPTAKTMTLPNLVNLGILTPATSPNNKSQQHTTTFQTSSGGTVTTCGGVSVLSTLNLNNSSSSSSVSCTASSATLSQSQSLSNQNNNITSLSPNNNNGQHDQNNTSLPLTPISPNIVQQAQKTVTVASVATGTTNGGGLTISTNSIVGSIHLATTSGSLEET
- the LOC129915961 gene encoding zinc finger protein GLI3 isoform X2, yielding MAVFLINICKFNGCGITFPSLGDLIQHIEDTHIDYDPKVVEQKEQAQPACLPLSYVLRFISDAARKESPFLGSSGVELKRKLAIKHHSYSLSSSNRSNTPTGSELDEDEMIVSESEDSNDSWTTEEFSSEFIMRYGSRHSGSSNGTPGNEKPFACPVPGCKKRYKNVNGIKYHSKNGHKKDGKVRKGYKCHCGKSYKTAQGLKSHALVAHNASPDNVTNVMVRSTSPSQSLGSLSPSSISNMSSSNGSCNNINQSTNGNCITQAPPPPSIQQQQSQQQSTQINHLTNGGGSIQQQQQQHTSVATTNNINQSVAGSAVAATNHLMRGNIGLISIKSSSKPNTTNLIAANVTASKILKLAAASAAANNNESTTAILENESPLPHGSIIHSKTNATPFATESIGSEQCEQPLSC